From Octopus bimaculoides isolate UCB-OBI-ISO-001 chromosome 19, ASM119413v2, whole genome shotgun sequence:
AGTTGCTCTGTAACTAAATGACCTAGAGAAACTTGGGACAATGAGAACTACATGGTCAATTGAACTACTGGAAATAGCTGTAGAAGCtccatcaaacatatatatatagggggagaatttacaaaaaaaaaaaccaaaagacgaagacagatgtattagtataacgcttgggaattgaaaaagtctttaatgtttccagcctacactcttccacataAAGGAACACTGTAAAACAGTTGTAAGGATCATACAGATTAAGAGAAGGCAAGTCAATGTGTTGCAAGACGTTAATCAAGAATGTACTTACCCAGTCTGCTTCCACCAAAACTGGCAGTGCTAGTCATGCCTCCAGGCAATGAAACCAACTGTTGCATATGCACAAGACGCTCATGACGCCGCAACTGAGCTATTCCATCTAAAGTGTTGCGCACACTGCACACAAACTCATCAACATTGTGGTTAGCACTCCATCTCTCTAAATTCACAACTTCCCGCGACGGCACTTGCACTCTGGCCAAACGTGCTGCACAGCGCTGTTGTAATGATGCCATGCGTCGATCTAGCTCATCCAGTTCTTGATGCAGACGTGCAGTCACTTCAGTTATATCACAGGTAGCTGATGCAACTGCACACAGTGTATCAAAGGCCTCATTAGTCGCAGCACCTGGATTATCATTAATGTTAACTGGTAAACTTTCACTGTTAGAGAGGTCAACACCTTGAGGGTTTTCTGGACGGCTAATGCTGTGAGCAGAGGGCAGCAGTTCTGGCCTCTCTGGATACTGCGAGAAACTCCGTCTGTTTTGACGACTGGATTCTTCATAAGGTGGGAGATCATAAATATTTGAAGATGCAGACAGGTTGTCTGAAGAATCCAAATCAGCAGAGTACATTCGGGAAGAATCCATATCTTCCCAGTTGAGTAAAGATAGGTTTGGATTAGAATCAGGTATGGAATATTGATTGGGAGCATAGCTTGGGTCAAAGGGCAGATGTTGTGATGTCTGACCAGTGTGGGTCGTGGAATGTGTGGGCTGGAGCTCAACACTGTCCTTATGACACTGACCTAATGACTTACTGAAATTATTTTCTCTAGTCGTACGACTAGAACCTTGATTAGGATGAGTAGAACATACACTACTAGTAGAGGGGACAGGGTTATGTAATCTCAAACGAGAGGATTTTGTGGGCCGATGACTCTTTCGTGAAGTCCCTGAATTAGATGTTGATTGTATGGAGATATCATTACTGTCTAGAGAAGAACTCGAACCACTGGCAGCTGATAAATGACCAATTGAACAATTCAAGTTTTCTTCTGGAGAATGTAAGAGACTCTCTGACTCTGTTGAGGTACTTGACTCATAATGCTGTTGTTCATGTGGCACTTTGttagaatcaaaaccatgattatTGCTATAGTTaccagtggcagcagcagcagcagaatggGAGTTTCTGACAGAACTATGTCCAGGGCATCTTTTAGAACTAGATTTGTATTTTTCTGGAGAAATTCTAGTAGCAGAGGCAAGCGGTGAAGACAGAGAGGATGTGGAAACTGACGAAGGACAGAGCGAAGAGCTGGAATATGTTGACTGAGCTGCTTGAGAAGAACTGCAAGAGAAGGCAGAAGAAAAAGATCTAGAATCATCCGTAGATCTGGGCAGATTTGAGCTCGGTGAATGAGTGGGCAGAGAAGTTGATGATGTTAAAGGAAGGAGGGGAAAATAATTACAAGAGTCTTTTAGGGAAGAACTATGTGATGTGGAGGAAGAATAAATAGGCGTGGCACAGGGTGTATGTTGGCTACTTGTAGCACAAGATACAGATGTTAAAATACTATTAGTAACAGAGACAGTTTCAGAAGATTGCTGCCAAGAcggtgcagtagtagtagtagtagtataattaaCATCAGTGGACACTGTAGTGGAACTACAAATGGTGGGGACAAGAGACTTCTGAGGGAGATCTAATCGCTTGTTTTCTTCATAACGTGGTCTTTTAGAACTCTTCCCTTCATTGCCAACACTAGAGCTCACTGAACACAAAGGTCttgtggtgattgttgttgttgaaacagATAAACTATTTCTATGACCTATCGCTGTGCTGGAGTGTTGCGATGTGTATATTGCTTCAGTTGCTGTCTGTGTAGTACCAGTAATACTTAGAGCTCGACAAATTGAATGGAAAGCTGATTTAAGTGCTCCAGCCTGTCGCAAACATGGTTTGGCTGTGCTACTAGAATTACTACTTTCAGAATTTTCCTCATTGTTCTGAGCAGGTAGAAGAGGGTTATCACTACATGAACTGGTACTGGGAACAGGTTGGCCAGATGTTGATGCTACTGGAGATTCAGAAATGCTGGTAGAAGCTTCGGATTTAGAAGAGCTTTTCGAAAAAGATGGTAAAATGTTAGTTGGTAAATTACTACTCCTGCTCATCTCAGGACATGAAATAGGAATGTGGTCAGGCAAAGGTGGGGGTGGAGAGATTCGGTTATTTGTCTGAAGTGTGAATGTAGCAGGGATAGATGGAGATACACTGTTAGTAGTATCTTGCCTGTATGTTGAACTCAGAGTCTCAAGAATTTGTAAGTTCATTTTACAGGCATCCAGCCGTTCTGATAGGTTTTGAGGCAAGCTGTTATTCATGCTAATAGACCTAAATGGAGACATTGAAGGCATTCTGCCTGAAGTTGTAGTTGGGCAAGACTGCATTTCAAAAAGTTCACTATTATGAtacttattgttgtttttactattactattattattattattattattactattactattactattattattactattactattattattattattattattattatcgttattacaaGTAGAGTTGTTGAGAGTGGTCGAAGGAGATGGGATAAAGCTGTTACTACTGTCAGTATCTATTTCATCACAGTTGTTGTTTTGGGAGACACACTCTACATTTGGTGTTAATCTCATGGAGACACTGGTACTTGCCATGGGGGGAGTCTTCAGAACTGATGCTGCCATAGAGGTACTAGCATGGCTCAATCCAGCTTCTGCAATGTTGAAAGCCGAAGAGGCTGGGTTGTTGCTCTGAATTTCTGGGAAGAGTAATTCTGAATGTTCAGCAGATGATacgggagaaggagaaggagagactGGAGTAAAAGATGAATTTAAGAGAGCATTGCtgccactagtgctggtgccattgAGATCCATGGAATTGGAGTTGTAAGACGACTGAGACTGGTCGTTGCGAGGAAACTTCATCTTAACATGGCTGTCTTCATCAGTAGAAGACGAGAAGGGTCGTTTTAGAGAATTAGTTAAATTGAACAGGAGGTTTTTCTTAACTGAGTCAGTGTACTGACTAAAAGAGTGTTTTCGTGACCAGACAGAAGAGTTTTTACCAGGAAGAGATACCTGGGATAATGGTACAGCAGTGTCTGAATTCTTGATATCCTGTGTCATTATAGGAGTATCAGAAGAGGTTAGACTAGCTGCAGGAAAAGTCTTGGGGAATTTTCTGAAGGAAGACGAGGAATTGCAGGTAACATTTCTATTCTTACCATAAGACGATTTCTGATTAAGGCGAAGAAGAGAGGTTTTAGTTGATTTGTCAGAACCATAAGAGAGACCAGTTGACCATTTGTAATCGGCAACACTAGCAGAATGAGAAGAGGATGAAGTAGGGGTATAATTAGAAGTAGAAGCCAGAGAAGAAAATGATTTTTCAGAATAGACTCCATTATGGCCATTGGTGCTGGTACGGACAGCAAGATCTGATGAGAGTTTGTCAGAAACTAAAGATTTTTTACTAGTTGAACTGACATCAGAATCAACTGAAGCTGTACAGCTACAAGTTTTACTGAAGTATTCAGAAAATCTGGATACTTTCCTATCTGAAGAGTCCTTATTTCTTTTAGACTGGTTTCTATGAGACACTAACTTACATTTTGGACAGAAAGATAACAATGGCATTGATTCTGAACATGCTTCATCAGtattatgtttattatcattatcattattagcactgattctactactactattatttttattattaactagAGAATAGTATTTCGTATCTTCCGAAGAATTAGGTGCCAAATTCAAATTATGTTGGTCATTAATGTTTGAGGCAAAGAGATCGTTTGTTTCTGAGTGAATACTGGTAGTATTAGGAAAAGGACGAGGGGCGAGTGTAGAGTACAAGTCTTTCTTTGACATTGATGACCCATATGATAATGATGCCGGTGAAGAACTGGCAGAAGACAATGATCTAGCAGAAGATGGTGAAGTATCaggagcagcagaagcagcagcagagatGGAAGTCACAAAAGGAAATATGTTTTCAGAACTGACAGGAGTAGAAATGGTACTGTTGTTTTTGGAAATATCCtcagtagaaaatgaagaagaaaaagaagaagcagaggaagcagaagaagagaaagaagcagaagaggagggggagggagaagacTTAAAGTTTTCAGTAGATTCACCATTACATCCAGGGCTCAAACTGGGATCTGGAAAAGAACTGTTCAAATGGTGACTGTTCAATACTGACGAGGATAAGTTACTAAGTGTAGAAGTGCTCGAACCAGTCGACTGATTTTTTGTGTTTGGACCACGACTGGTGCCACAGCcattaccactgctgctgctgccgctactagcAGACAGAGAAGAAGCTGTGGAAGGTCTCATCATCCAAGGCATGGGCAAATCAGGGTCACTGCCTCCGTTATTTGAGTGCTTGTATAACAG
This genomic window contains:
- the LOC106875403 gene encoding serine-rich adhesin for platelets, which produces MKNITDFVFRRQVGLKDVQSYIKFVESLLEYKATTPHANEPCELSGHCRATFLMDFSPDGSRMASSHGDHSVRITDIVTRKCTHILQGHPRTPWCLAFHPSANDILASGCLGGEVRIWDLHGRGSEVWTAPHGSVIATLAFHPTDHVLVFATADEIYFWDWSKSQPFACCKTARSFERVRWLCFDPLGHYLYTGIANNTTIQPRIHVGNRSSTGLRSDLRSRRRQIQERYQEVLRQYQNYERSQSEIPSTLDSSIPTSMGLDDELLPYVSLIAPQSPVHEDNLRYARQYAAEISEVVRGALDDARLSIQNLQDRPRRRQDFIGASYHSAFYNPTRSAASAAAAAASTAVPSTSSVNFSTPVSDYDLNLSPTDSSLQSDINYSSSQRQPIRRSSLLNSLPSTVLTNSSPADQSSFDSHRLGQLGRSSSSNSNSSSSNNTTSNTDSRLTNSDAVNKQVSSDFSRPSRLLAWRPLPQPFRRRLLYKHSNNGGSDPDLPMPWMMRPSTASSLSASSGSSSSGNGCGTSRGPNTKNQSTGSSTSTLSNLSSSVLNSHHLNSSFPDPSLSPGCNGESTENFKSSPSPSSSASFSSSASSASSFSSSFSTEDISKNNSTISTPVSSENIFPFVTSISAAASAAPDTSPSSARSLSSASSSPASLSYGSSMSKKDLYSTLAPRPFPNTTSIHSETNDLFASNINDQHNLNLAPNSSEDTKYYSLVNNKNNSSSRISANNDNDNKHNTDEACSESMPLLSFCPKCKLVSHRNQSKRNKDSSDRKVSRFSEYFSKTCSCTASVDSDVSSTSKKSLVSDKLSSDLAVRTSTNGHNGVYSEKSFSSLASTSNYTPTSSSSHSASVADYKWSTGLSYGSDKSTKTSLLRLNQKSSYGKNRNVTCNSSSSFRKFPKTFPAASLTSSDTPIMTQDIKNSDTAVPLSQVSLPGKNSSVWSRKHSFSQYTDSVKKNLLFNLTNSLKRPFSSSTDEDSHVKMKFPRNDQSQSSYNSNSMDLNGTSTSGSNALLNSSFTPVSPSPSPVSSAEHSELLFPEIQSNNPASSAFNIAEAGLSHASTSMAASVLKTPPMASTSVSMRLTPNVECVSQNNNCDEIDTDSSNSFIPSPSTTLNNSTCNNDNNNNNNNNSNSNNNSNSNSNNNNNNNSNSKNNNKYHNSELFEMQSCPTTTSGRMPSMSPFRSISMNNSLPQNLSERLDACKMNLQILETLSSTYRQDTTNSVSPSIPATFTLQTNNRISPPPPLPDHIPISCPEMSRSSNLPTNILPSFSKSSSKSEASTSISESPVASTSGQPVPSTSSCSDNPLLPAQNNEENSESSNSSSTAKPCLRQAGALKSAFHSICRALSITGTTQTATEAIYTSQHSSTAIGHRNSLSVSTTTITTRPLCSVSSSVGNEGKSSKRPRYEENKRLDLPQKSLVPTICSSTTVSTDVNYTTTTTTAPSWQQSSETVSVTNSILTSVSCATSSQHTPCATPIYSSSTSHSSSLKDSCNYFPLLPLTSSTSLPTHSPSSNLPRSTDDSRSFSSAFSCSSSQAAQSTYSSSSLCPSSVSTSSLSSPLASATRISPEKYKSSSKRCPGHSSVRNSHSAAAAATGNYSNNHGFDSNKVPHEQQHYESSTSTESESLLHSPEENLNCSIGHLSAASGSSSSLDSNDISIQSTSNSGTSRKSHRPTKSSRLRLHNPVPSTSSVCSTHPNQGSSRTTRENNFSKSLGQCHKDSVELQPTHSTTHTGQTSQHLPFDPSYAPNQYSIPDSNPNLSLLNWEDMDSSRMYSADLDSSDNLSASSNIYDLPPYEESSRQNRRSFSQYPERPELLPSAHSISRPENPQGVDLSNSESLPVNINDNPGAATNEAFDTLCAVASATCDITEVTARLHQELDELDRRMASLQQRCAARLARVQVPSREVVNLERWSANHNVDEFVCSVRNTLDGIAQLRRHERLVHMQQLVSLPGGMTSTASFGGSRLDESARLSTEAREEISRNLQREVNTQTKLLRLQERILQRLRQRQIHHHYVNTGSLEDASSRPSDTLQAAINRAIAGAFLGRGEIAVATNIINLTHRIQRWDFKKLELPDLTYISDNVIVPHCKLHNGASCDISQDGSLLATFVPTHRGFPDDTVLAIYSLQEDSLGQCLFTKGFGPNVISVSISPKNHYVLVGLAAKRISWVFTTNQMVAQIYQLSQEFAGEQSMKHVSDITHYVDADTRTHVSVNSAKWLPQVGAGLVYGTNRGNLHICWPGFKPVKKENPPERDVGGGGGGEEEEWNTLNQAQSLRRNLYRMQHIRRNLINMPSVGQRLPHTTSTATQTSHRQVQRSAGTQTDGSEEEDIWDSD